The Oreochromis niloticus isolate F11D_XX linkage group LG2, O_niloticus_UMD_NMBU, whole genome shotgun sequence genome includes a region encoding these proteins:
- the gpr174 gene encoding probable G-protein coupled receptor 174, producing MNVSSPNMNCSSTNEIIDYQHHLYAVVYSVILAPGLLGNVLALWVFRAYIRETKKAVVFMMNLAVADLLQVLSLPLRIYYYLNNSWPFGYFFCMFCFYLKYVNMYASIYFLVFVSIRRCELIMRPLLYNSGRQKGDVLICGIIWLIICTVCLGFPLLRHDPSLHERNDTNKCFTELPLRKDIGPSAMWALLILLELFGFFVPLVLVLGCTCMTIWSLRENTANAISDRGEKKRALRMILSCAVVFLVCFVPYHATMPLDLMVKAKKVTSCDFQKLVLRSHPVTLCLASLNCSLDPIMYYFTTDEFWRRLSKPEIPESIHLSRRLSCITGEQDGEED from the exons ATGAATGTCAGTTCTCCTAATATGAACTGCTCCAGTACCAATGAGATAATAGACTACCAGCACCATTTGTATGCCGTGGTGTACAGTGTGATCTTAGCACCGGGCCTGCTGGGCAACGTTCTGGCGCTGTGGGTGTTCAGGGCCTATATCAGAGAGACCAAGAAGGCCGTGGTGTTTATGATGAACCTGGCTGTGGCCGACCTACTGCAG GTGCTCTCTCTGCCTCTGCGGATCTACTACTACCTGAATAACTCCTGGCCCTTTGGGTATTTCTTCTGCATGTTCTGCTTCTATCTCAAGTACGTCAACATGTATGCCTCCATCTACTTCCTGGTTTTCGTCAGCATACGTCGCTGTGAGCTCATCATGCGTCCGCTGTTGTACAACTCGGGTCGACAAAAAGGAGACGTGTTAATATGTGGGATCATCTGGCTGATCATCTGTACTGTCTGCCTCGGATTCCCTCTGCTGAGACACGATCCTTCCTTGCATGAAAGAAATGACACAAATAAGTGTTTCACGGAGCTGCCTCTGCGGAAGGATATCGGTCCCTCGGCAATGTGGGCCCTCTTGATTTTACTAGAGCTGTTCGGCTTCTTCGTCCCTCTCGTTTTGGTGCTAGGCTGCACGTGCATGACCATTTGGAGCCTTCGGGAAAATACAGCAAATGCTATTTCTGACAGaggggagaaaaagagagcgCTGAGGATGATACTAAGCTGTGCTGTAGTCTTCTTAGTGTGCTTTGTACCGTACCACGCCACGATGCCTCTCGACCTTATGGTCAAAGCTAAGAAAGTTACCAGCTGTGACTTTCAGAAACTGGTTCTTCGAAGTCACCCGGTCACACTCTGCCTGGCCAGCCTGAACTGCAGCCTGGACCCTATCATGTACTATTTCACTACTGATGAATTCTGGAGGCGACTGAGCAAGCCAGAGATACCGGAGAGCATACATCTCAGCCGGCGTCTGTCCTGTATAACCGGAGAACAGGACGGAGAGGAGGACTAA
- the lpar4 gene encoding putative P2Y purinoceptor 10 isoform X1, translating to MVTNMTECKYNETAWNQKMDVIYTYFYLILFIPGLLLNTTALWVLLRYISKKTKAVIFMINLAIADLAHILSLPLRIYYYFTHTWPFGRGLCLFCFYLKYLNMYAAIVFLVCISMQRCLFLQKPFTARRWRRRYDLLISFVVWVVVSLACSPFILMRSSNSGSNNEVASNSTHAQHANVTKQPLTPSKQSLDSNATSAGCFKDLPMRHPPLSLTITMLVFLEACGFLIPLACMSYSTVRIFWSLKEKQIQDQHNSFNSSARSRLHSVTSNCQAEKSNEKQTNGEKRRALRMVVGCFILFLFCFAPYHLNFALYLMVKQSIVSSCTVSRVALQFHPVSLCMAGLSCCFNPILYYFLTAEFRMHLKRRTSSFSSSISSPTTSPTQCPLQSRLMSTSSYRE from the exons atggtcaCCAATATGACTGAATGCAAGTACAATGAAACGGCCTGGAATCAGAAAATGGACGTGATATACACCTACTTCTACCTGATTCTCTTCATACCCGGGCTGCTGCTCAACACCACTGCACTCTGGGTCCTCCTCAGATACATCAG CAAGAAGACCAAGGCGGTGATCTTCATGATAAACCTGGCCATcgcagacctggcccacatcctCTCTCTGCCCCTCAGGATCTATTATTATTTCACGCACACCTGGCCCTTTGGACGAGGCCTCTGTTTGTTCTGCTTCTACCTGAAATATCTCAACATGTATGCCGCTATAGTGTTCCTG GTGTGCATCAGCATGCAGAGGTGTCTGTTCCTGCAGAAGCCGTTCACGGCTCGACGGTGGCGGCGTCGCTATGACCTGCTGATCAGCTTTGTAGTGTGGGTTGTGGTTAGTTTGGCCTGCTCTCCCTTTATCCTGATGCGGAGTAGCAACAGCGGTAGCAACAACGAAGTGGCATCAAACAGCACCCATGCCCAGCATGCCAACGTCACCAAACAACCACTGACTCCCAGTAAACAGAGTTTAGACTCCAACGCCACTTCGGCGGGCTGTTTTAAAGACTTGCCCATGCGCCACCCTCCTCTCTCGTTGACGATCACCATGCTGGTCTTTCTGGAGGCGTGTGGTTTCCTAATCCCTCTAGCATGCATGTCATACAGCACCGTCCGCATCTTCTGGTCCCTCAAGGAGAAGCAGATCCAGGATCAGCACAACTCCTTCAACTCCTCGGCACGCAGCCGCCTCCACTCAGTCACCTCCAACTGCCAGGCGGAGAAATCGAATGAAAAGCAGACAAATGGCGAGAAGCGGCGTGCTCTGCGGATGGTGGTGGGCTGCTTCATTCTCTTTTTGTTCTGCTTCGCTCCGTACCACCTCAACTTCGCGCTCTACCTGATGGTGAAGCAGAGTATCGTGTCCAGCTGCACCGTCAGCAGGGTGGCCCTCCAGTTTCACCCAGTGTCTCTGTGCATGGCGGGCCTGAGCTGCTGCTTCAACCCCATCCTTTATTACTTTCTTACAGCCGAGTTTAGGATGCACCTCAAAAGACgcacctcctccttctcctcctccatctcctccCCGACCACTTCACCGACCCAGTGTCCTTTGCAGAGCAGACTCATGAGCACCTCCTCATACAGGGAGTAG
- the lpar4 gene encoding lysophosphatidic acid receptor 4 isoform X2 — MASLVINETGMVDCGIDDSFKYNLYSAVYSVVFVSGLITNCAALFVFCFRMKMQNETTMFMTNLALSDLVFVFTLPFKVFYNVNRNWPFGDGLCKVSGTAFITNIYGSMLFLTCISVDRFLAIVYPFRSRAIRTRRNAALMCAAVWLTIVGGGISVTFFSTINSRHKATTCFEGFSKNTWKTYLSKITIFIEIVGFLLPLLANLICSSLVLRTLRRPVTVGHGCDSKKRVLRMILVHLGIFIICFVPYNSILFLYALVRTQALANCTVERFVRTLYPITLCLASLNCCLDPVVYYFTSESFQKSLTMGGKGSGSRPESMPRSDTETQDTATAVPSDTHTLTSNGKETKITESQL, encoded by the exons ATGGCTAGCCTGGTGATCAACGAGACCGGAATGGTGGACTGTGGGATTGACGACTCCTTCAAGTACAACTTGTACTCTGCGGTTTACAGCGTGGTCTTTGTGTCGGGCCTGATAACCAACTGTGCCGCCCTCTTTGTGTTCTGTTTCCGGATGAAGATGCAGAACGAGACCACGATGTTTATGACCAACTTAGCATTATCtgatttagtgtttgttttcacGTTGCCGTTCAAGGTCTTCTACAACGTGAATCGTAACTGGCCTTTTGGAGATGGACTGTGTAAGGTTTCGGGAACGGCCTTCATCACCAACATCTATGGCAGCATGCTCTTCCTCACCTGCATCAGCGTGGACCGCTTCCTGGCAATAGTCTATCCGTTCCGTTCACGCGCCATCCGCACGCGGAGGAACGCGGCGCTGATGTGCGCCGCCGTGTGGCTCACCATCGTGGGAGGAGGCATTTCGGTGACCTTCTTCTCCACCATCAACAGCCGACACAAAGCCACCACATGCTTCGAGGGCTTTTCCAAGAACACCTGGAAGACCTACCTGTCTAAAATCACCATTTTCATCGAG aTTGTTGGTTTCCTCCTCCCGCTCTTGGCCAATTTAATATGCTCCTCGCTGGTTCTGCGGACGCTGCGTCGCCCCGTGACTGTTGGTCACGGTTGTGACAGTAAGAAACGCGTCCTGCGGATGATCCTTGTCCATCTTGGCATCTTCATCATCTGCTTCGTCCCTTACAACTCTATCCTCTTCCTGTATGCCCTGGTGCGAACCCAGGCCCTGGCTAACTGCACTGTGGAGCGCTTTGTCCGAACACTTTACCCCATCACTCTATGTCTGGCCAGTCTCAACTGCTGCCTGGATCCCGTGGTGTACTACTTCACCTCGGAGAGCTTCCAGAAGAGCCTGACCATGGGAGGCAAAGGGTCTGGCTCTCGGCCTGAGAGCATGCCCCGCAGTGACACGGAGACTCAGGACACAGCGACGGCTGTCCCGAGCGACACCCACACTCTGACCAGCAACGGAAAAGAGACAAAGATCACTGAAAGTCAGTTGTGA